Proteins co-encoded in one Zygotorulaspora mrakii chromosome 5, complete sequence genomic window:
- the TOH1 gene encoding Toh1p (similar to Saccharomyces cerevisiae YJL171C; ancestral locus Anc_1.168): MINSALTISVVLCCCLAVARGQVRAFDKITFSNVGFAGTFQPVSRFRNIGDADRCTCEVGERQWFSGNNAPLADHVSVHFRGPLRLSQFAYYTTGQYVIGDDGTDSWTRRAYYGASSQVSDNVTFMGNVGDNSSCLGRALDYVSYDGLTKAAGSTLLRSDNYISSDEEYAIFSNVSCPNSGLGRGCGVYRDGIPAYYGFDGETKMFLFEFEMPRETQTNSSSFSYYDLPAIWLLNDNIPRTSQYPSNANCSCWASGCGEFDIFEVMNGTQRDNFYSTFHTFQGIEDLGTGIQSYGYIPRDTQNTMRGGVVFDSDGNVATFLSNSTQFGANISVSDISSLLADFSTSQSYSSALASISGTAPTTTSRSSGFALTEKQGGLWYYLFTLCTAIAHIFVI; this comes from the coding sequence CCAAGTGAGAGCTTTCGATAAGATAACCTTCAGCAATGTCGGTTTTGCCGGTACATTCCAACCAGTTTCTAGATTTAGGAACATTGGCGATGCGGACAGGTGCACCTGTGAGGTTGGTGAGAGACAGTGGTTCTCAGGAAACAATGCGCCATTAGCAGACCATGTTTCAGTTCATTTCCGTGGACCCTTGAGATTAAGTCAGTTTGCTTACTATACCACAGGACAATACGTTATTGGTGACGACGGTACTGATTCATGGACCCGTAGAGCATACTATGGAGCATCCTCACAGGTGAGCGATAACGTCACATTCATGGGAAATGTTGGTGATAACTCTTCGTGCTTGGGAAGAGCTTTGGATTATGTCAGCTATGATGGTCTTACGAAGGCTGCGGGTTCCACATTATTAAGATCAGACAATTACATCAGCTCGGATGAAGAGTACGCCATTTTCTCCAATGTGTCTTGTCCCAACTCCGGCCTAGGAAGAGGTTGTGGTGTTTACCGTGATGGAATCCCAGCATACTACGGATTTGATGGTGAAACCAAGATGTTCTTATTTGAATTCGAGATGCCAAGAGAGACCCAAACCAATTCATCTTCCTTCAGTTATTACGACTTGCCAGCAATCTGGCTATTGAACGATAACATTCCAAGGACTTCTCAATACCCCTCAAATGCGAACTGTTCATGCTGGGCAAGTGGGTGCGGTGAATTCGATATCTTCGAAGTCATGAACGGCACCCAAAGGGACAACTTTTACTCCACATTCCACACTTTCCAAGGGATTGAAGATCTAGGTACTGGTATCCAATCGTATGGGTACATTCCTAGAGACACCCAAAACACAATGAGAGGCGGAGTAGTGTTCGATTCCGACGGTAACGTCGCGACCTTCCTATCGAACTCCACACAATTCGGCGCCAACATATCGGTCTCAGACATATCTTCTTTGCTCGCAGATTTCTCCACCTCCCAGTCCTATTCGAGCGCCTTGGCCTCAATATCGGGCACAGCCCCTACTACAACTTCGAGATCAAGCGGTTTCGCCCTCACCGAAAAACAAGGTGGTCTGTGGTACTACCTCTTTACTCTGTGTACTGCAATCGCCCACATTTTTGTGATCTGA